Below is a window of Tolypothrix bouteillei VB521301 DNA.
TGTTGTCATAACTGGTACTGAGCCTAACAGATTTTGGATGCGACTTTTTAAATAGAGATTGCGGCTACCACCTCCACACAGTAGTACTCTTTGCGGCATTTGCGGTAGAAAAGAACGGTAACTATGAACAATCGAAGCTGCTGTCAGTTCTGTGAGAGTTGCCAATATATCAGCAGGGCTGAGTTGATAAGCTTCCGCGTCTTGCAAGCAATTTTGAAGGTAAGAAACTCCGAATAATTCTCGACCTGTAGATTTGGGCGGGGGTAGATGAAAGTAGTCTTGAGTGAGCCATTGTTCTACTAGAGGATGGCAAGGATTACCACTTGCAGCCCAAGCACCATTTTCATCATAGGTTTTTGTCCCAGAAGATAAATGCTCCACTGCCAAATCTAAAAGACTGTTTCCCGGACCTGTATCCCAACCGCGAAGTTTTTCCAACCAATTACTATCACGACGAGGCGGGATATAAGCAACATTACCAATACCACCAATATTTTGGACACAACGACTTTCAGCGAAATCGCTGAGTAAGGCTGCATCTACACGAGGAACTAAAGGAGCACCCTGACCACCCGCAGCAATATCAGCTGCACGAAAATTACTGACAGTTGTCATTCCTGTAA
It encodes the following:
- a CDS encoding anhydro-N-acetylmuramic acid kinase, with protein sequence MRVIGLISGTSVDGIDAALVDISGTNLDIEIELVAGATYPYPTHLRERILAVCAGEALSMAELAELDDAISCAFAQAAKNIQFGQEQASLIGSHGQTVYHRPPRKGGGELSTPNSPLGYSIQLGRGALIAHLTGMTTVSNFRAADIAAGGQGAPLVPRVDAALLSDFAESRCVQNIGGIGNVAYIPPRRDSNWLEKLRGWDTGPGNSLLDLAVEHLSSGTKTYDENGAWAASGNPCHPLVEQWLTQDYFHLPPPKSTGRELFGVSYLQNCLQDAEAYQLSPADILATLTELTAASIVHSYRSFLPQMPQRVLLCGGGSRNLYLKSRIQNLLGSVPVMTTDDVGLSADFKEAIAFAVLAYWRYMGTPGNLPTATGAPQEVLLGEVSP